A window of the Lolium perenne isolate Kyuss_39 chromosome 7, Kyuss_2.0, whole genome shotgun sequence genome harbors these coding sequences:
- the LOC127323993 gene encoding uncharacterized protein, which translates to MRRHYSTTPMSRLHRRFSSSISPRARSWSPHSAFAAATERARAGTLTSEDAHHLFDQLLARPAPVHVRSLNGFLAALARAPDSATCGDGPALAIALFSRVCREESGQRMAALTVHTYGILMDCCCRARLPELGLALFGRLLRTGLKTNEIICSTLLKCLCCAKRTDEAVSLLLHWMSDPGGVTNAFSYSIVLKSLCDHSRSQEALDLLQTVAKKGGGCSLVVVAYSTVIHGFFKEGEVGKACDLFHEMAQQGVVPNVFTYSSIIDALCKARAMDKAELFLRQMVESGVQPNEVTYTSMIHGYSSLGQWKEAGKLFRKMTSQGLVPNIVTWNSFVASLCKHGRTKEAAGVFDSMTAKGHKPNIVTYGALLHGYASQGCFADMINLFDSMSSNGIVANSHVFNILIDAYAKHGMMDEAMLILTQMQEQGVSPDVFTYLSIITALCRMDRPADAVDKFSQMISIGVQPNTAVYHTLIQGCCTYGDLGKAKELVYEMMNRGIPRPNIVFFNSIINSLCKEGRVLDSHYIFNLVIEIGETPDVITFNSLIDGYCLVGKMEEASRVLDSMVSVAIQPDVITHNTLIDGYLKRGRIVDGLSLFREMSHKKVKPTTVTYNIILDGLFRAGQTVAGKKMFNEMIESETTVSISTYRIILGGLCRNNCADEAIILFHKLCANNVKFDIAILNTMINAMYKVRKIEEAKDLFAAIPASGLVPNASTYGVMINNLLKEGSLEEADSMFSSMEKSGCAPSSRLVNDIIRTLLEKGEIVKAGNYMSKVDGKSISLEASTTSLLLSLFSGKGKYREQINLLPAKYQFFDGVSFVA; encoded by the coding sequence ATGCGTCGCCACTACTCCACCACGCCCATGTCCCGCCTCCACCGCCGCTTCTCCTCCTCCATCTCGCCGCGCGCACGCTCCTGGTCTCCCCACTCCGCCTTTGCCGCGGCCACGGAGCGCGCCCGCGCTGGGACGCTCACTTCGGAAGACGCGCACCACCTGTTCGACCAATTGCTAGCGCGGCCAGCCCCGGTCCACGTGCGCTCTCTCAACGGCTTCCTCGCCGCCCTCGCCCGTGCGCCGGACTCCGCCACCTGCGGAGATGGCCCCGCCCTCGCCATCGCCCTCTTCAGCCGTGTGTGCCGAGAAGAATCTGGCCAGCGGATGGCGGCTCTCACAGTCCACACCTACGGCATCCTCATGGACTGCTGCTGCCGCGCACGACTCCCGGAACTTGGGCTCGCCTTATTCGGTCGCCTTCTAAGGACGGGCCTCAAGACAAATGAGATCATCTGCAGCACCCTCCTCAAGTGCCTCTGCTGCGCAAAGCGGACCGATGAGGCTGTCAGCCTTTTGCTTCATTGGATGTCTGACCCTGGCGGTGTGACTAATGCcttctcatactccattgttctGAAGAGCTTATGTGACCATAGCAGGAGCCAGGAGGCACTCGACCTGCTCCAGACGGTGGCAAAAAAAGGAGGCGGCTGCTCCCTCGTTGTGGTAGCATATAGCACCGTCATCCACGGCTTCTTTAAGGAAGGAGAAGTAGGCAAGGCATGTGATCTATTCCATGAAATGGCGCAGCAAGGGGTTGTGCCTAATGTGTTCACATATAGCTCGATTATTGATGCGTTGTGCAAGGCCAGAGCAATGGACAAGGCAGAGTTGTTCCTTCGGCAAATGGTTGAAAGCGGAGTTCAGCCGAATGAAGTGACATATACTAGCATGATCCATGGATATTCCAGTTTGGGCCAGTGGAAAGAGGCAGGTAAACTGTTCAGAAAAATGACAAGCCAGGGTCTCGTACCAAATATTGTTACTTGGAACTCGTTCGTGGCCTCCCTTTGCAAGCATGGAAGAACCAAAGAAGCTGCAGGTGTTTTTGATTCCATGACCGCCAAGGGCCACAAACCTAACATCGTCACGTATGGTGCTCTGCTCCACGGTTATGCGTCTCAAGGATGCTTTGCTGATATGATTAATCTCTTTGATTCAATGTCAAGCAATGGTATTGTAGCCAACTCTCATGTTTTCAACATCTTAATTGATGCATATGCTAAACATGGAATGATGGACGAAGCTATGCTCATACTTACGCAAATGCAGGAACAAGGAGTCAGTCCAGATGTATTCACCTATTTAAGTATAATAACTGCACTTTGTAGAATGGACAGGCCGGCTGATGCTGTGGACAAATTCAGCCAGATGATTTCCATTGGAGTACAACCAAACACAGCTGTTTATCACACCCTAATTCAGGGCTGTTGTACATACGGTGATTTAGGGAAAGCTAAGGAGTTGGTTTATGAAATGATGAACAGAGGTATTCCTCGACCCAACATTGTGTTCTTCAATTCGATAATTAACAGTCTATGCAAAGAAGGAAGGGTGTTGGATTCACACTATATCTTCAACTTGGTTATAGAGATAGGTGAGACACCTGATGTCATTACATTTAATTCGCTGATTGACGGATATTGCTTAGTCGGCAAGATGGAGGAAGCATCTCGAGTGCTTGATTCCATGGTATCAGTTGCCATTCAGCCTGATGTTATTACGCATAATACACTTATTGATGGCTATCTTAAAAGAGGAAGGATTGTTGATGGGTTGAGTCTGTTTAGAGAAATGTCGCATAAGAAAGTTAAACCTACTACTGTTACATATAACATCATACTGGATGGATTATTCCGTGCTGGGCAAACTGTCGCTGGAAAGAAAATGTTCAACGAGATGATTGAAAGTGAAACAACAGTGAGCATTTCCACATACAGAATAATCCTTGGGGGACTTTGCAGAAATAATTGTGCTGATGAAGCCATCATCCTCTTCCATAAATTATGTGCAAATAATGTGAAGTTTGATATTGCAATACTCAATACCATGATTAATGCAATGTACAAGGTTCGGAAAATAGAAGAAGCTAAAGATTTGTTTGCTGCAATACCAGCCAGTGGGTTGgtgcctaatgcttctacttatgGAGTTATGATAAATAATCTTCTAAAAGAAGGATCACTGGAAGAAGCTGACAGTATGTTCTCATCAATGGAGAAGAGTGGTTGTGCTCCCAGCTCTCGTCTTGTAAATGATATCATCAGAACATTATTGGAAAAGGGGGAAATAGTTAAGGCTGGAAATTATATGTCTAAAGTTGATGGGAAGAGCATCTCACTTGAAGCTTCAACTACTTCATTGCTACTGTCTCTCTTTTCAGGGAAAGGGAAATACCGAGAACAAATAAATTTGCTCCCAGCAAAGTACCAATTTTTTGATGGAGTCAGTTTTGTTGCATAG